Proteins encoded by one window of Rutidosis leptorrhynchoides isolate AG116_Rl617_1_P2 chromosome 7, CSIRO_AGI_Rlap_v1, whole genome shotgun sequence:
- the LOC139859864 gene encoding uncharacterized protein, translating into MGGGVWDPQKLKPLLKRCIVDLVLFTQDIKLLLNRKPRHDMIPIDSPWPFYKWANDIVGPFPPGAGNVKFLIVAIDYFTKWVEAKALRTITGVQVRNFVWEYIRKGWVDELSNVLWAHRTTFKKSTGETPFSLVYGSEAIIPAEIFVETHRVANFDESANAEGICENLNFIEERRLMAAIREANNKQQIAKYYNKKVRTLAFDVGEWVLRNNEASRAEKQGKLGPNWEGPYQIVGINAAGSYKLQDIDGRNIRNAWHATLLKRYYM; encoded by the exons atgggTGGAGGTGTGTGGGACCCGCAAAAGCTGAAACCATTGTTGAAGAGGTGCATAGTGGATCTTGTGCTCTTCACTCAGGATATAAAACTATTGCTG AATCGCAAACCACGACATGATATGATTCCAATTGATTCACCATGGCCATTTTATAAATGGGCCAACGATATTGTGGGACCCTTTCCACCAGGTGCAGGAAATGTAAAGTTCCTGATTGTAGCTATTGATTATTTCACTAAATGGGTGGAGGCAAAGGCCTTACGCACAATAACTGGAGTGCAagtgcggaattttgtatgggaatacatt CGAAAAGGATGGGTTGATGAACTTTCAAATGTACTATGGGCTCATCGCACTACTTTCAAGAAAAGTACAGGCGAAACACCTTTTAGCCTAGTATATGGTTCTGAAGCAATAATCCCCGCAGAAATCTTTGTTGAAACGCACAGAGTTGCTAATTTTGATGAAAGTGCGAATGCGGAAGGCATTTGTGAAAATCTAAATTTCATTGAAGAACGCAGGCTTATGGCCGCAATACGTGAGGCAaataataagcagcaaattgctaagtattataacaagAAGGTGCGCACGTTAGCCTTTGATGTTGGAGAATGGGTTTTGCGTAATAATGAAGCAAGTCGTGCTGAGAAACAAGGGAAGTTGGGACCCAATTGGGAGGGACCATACCAGATAGTGGGAATTAATGCAGCAGGCTCTTATAAACTCCAAGACATCGATGGGCGCAATATACGTAACGCGTGGCATGCTACTTTGTTGAAACGATATTATATGTAA
- the LOC139858556 gene encoding amino acid transporter AVT1I-like produces the protein MNTNNVERMHSKNQHQQQSHEASQKGTTFLRTCFNGVNTLSGVGILSVPYALSKGGWLSLLLLLSVAVFCFYTGLLLRKCMDSDPLIKTYPDIGQVAFGKKGRALVSTFLYLELFFVAVEFLIMEGDNLQKLFPIENIDLIGMKIGGKQGFILVTGLVVLPTTWLRSLGVLAYVSAGGVIASVILVLAVLWGGSFDGIGFHQTGVLWDWSGLLTAVSLFTFCYCGHAVFPTISNSMKDKSQFPKVLLVCFILSTISYGSMAILGYLMFGEHLTSQITINLPTKNMSSKIAIYTTLINPITKYALILSPISSSVEETFLFRESKMMSCLIRTCLVISTVFVALVVPFFGYLMAFIGAFMSIAVSVLFPCLCYWKLVIGFKKFRVEVMLILMILLIGTFVAVVGTYTSLANIMKEVQPRS, from the exons ATGAACACCAACAATGTGGAGAGAATGCATAGCAAAAATCAACATCAACAACAATCACATGAAGCATCACAAAAAGGAACCACCTTCTTAAGAACTTGCTTTAATGGAGTAAATACTTTATCAG gcgtTGGCATATTATCAGTCCCATATGCGCTCTCAAAAGGAGGTTGGTTAAGCTTATTGTTACTACTGTCTGTTGCTGTTTTCTGTTTCTACACGGGATTACTTCTTCGTAAATGCATGgattcagatccactcattaaaaccTACCCGGATATAGGCCAGGTGGCGTTCGGGAAAAAAGGAAGAGCACTAGTTTCAACATTCTTGTACCTTGAGCTTTTCTTTGTGGCGGTTGAGTTTTTAATTATGGAAGGTGACAATTTACAGAAGCTTTTTCCAATAGAAAACATTGATCTTATTGGGATGAAAATTGGAGGAAAACAAGGGTTTATTTTGGTGACTGGTCTTGTGGTGTTGCCTACAACTTGGTTGAGAAGTTTGGGGGTTTTGGCTTATGTTTCTGCTGGTGGGGTCATAGCATCAGTAATTCTAGTATTAGCTGTATTATGGGGTGGTTCTTTTGATGGAATTGGATTCCATCAAACAGGGGTACTCTGGGATTGGAGTGGATTGCTAACTGCTGTAAGTTTGTTTACATTTTGTTACTGTGGGCATGCTGTTTTCCCAACAATAAGCAATTCCATGAAGGATAAGTCCCAATTTCCTAAG GTTTTACTTGTTTGCTTTATACTGAGCACTATTAGCTATGGATCAATGGCGATATTAGGCTATCTGATGTTTGGGGAACACTTAACATCACAAATTACGATAAATCTTCCCACCAAAAATATGAGTTCAAAAATAGCAATATATACGACACTGATCAATCCCATAACCAAGTATGCCTTAATTTTATCACCAATTTCCTCATCAGTAGAAGAAACATTTCTTTTTCGAGAAAGCAAGATGATGAGTTGTCTGATTCGAACATGTCTTGTGATCAGCACAGTCTTTGTGGCATTGGTGGTACCATTTTTTGGTTATTTGATGGCATTTATTGGTGCATTCATGAGCATTGCAGTGTCCGTATTGTTTCCATGCTTGTGCTATTGGAAGCTTGTCATAGGATTTAAGAAATTTAGGGTGGAAgttatgctgattttgatgatcttGTTGATTGGAACTTTTGTTGCAGTTGTAGGAACTTATACTTCTTTAGCAAACATTATGAAGGAGGTTCAACCTAGAAgttga